The proteins below are encoded in one region of Telopea speciosissima isolate NSW1024214 ecotype Mountain lineage chromosome 10, Tspe_v1, whole genome shotgun sequence:
- the LOC122642592 gene encoding zinc finger A20 and AN1 domain-containing stress-associated protein 8-like produces MEHEETGCQAPEGPILCVNNCGFFGSAATMNMCSKCHKDWVWKQEQAKLAASSIGNIVNGSTSSNGKEPVVAGNVDVPVASVEPKIISTQVSCASASSEGEVKAKESPNRCSTCRKRVGLTGFNCRCGNLFCVIHRYSDKHNCPFDYRTAARDAISKANPVVKAEKLDKI; encoded by the coding sequence ATGGAGCACGAGGAGACAGGATGCCAGGCTCCAGAGGGTCCTATTCTTTGTGTCAACAACTGTGGCTTCTTCGGAAGTGCAGCCACCATGAATATGTGTTCCAAGTGCCACAAGGACTGGGTTTGGAAGCAGGAACAGGCTAAACTCGCAGCTTCATCCATTGGGAATATTGTGAACGGAAGCACTAGCAGTAATGGGAAGGAGCCTGTTGTTGCTGGTAATGTGGATGTTCCTGTTGCTTCAGTAGAGCCTAAGATCATATCAACACAGGTGTCTTGTGCTTCAGCCTCAAGTGAGGGTGAGGTGAAGGCGAAAGAGAGTCCGAATAGATGCAGCACCTGTAGGAAGCGCGTGGGCTTAACAGGGTTCAATTGTCGGTGTGGAAACCTTTTCTGTGTCATCCATCGCTACTCTGACAAACACAACTGCCCCTTTGATTACCGAACTGCTGCTCGGGATGCTATATCTAAAGCCAACCCAGTTGTCAAGGCAGAAAAGCTTGACAAGATCTAA
- the LOC122642647 gene encoding anthocyanin 5-aromatic acyltransferase-like, which produces MAAFKPVKVLDQCKVAPPPGSVTPTCTTNPLSFLDIFWLALTPVETLYFYEFPNPISHFTESLLPQLKHSLSSTLIHFYPLSGNISWPHEPNQPMICYTEGDSVSFTVAESDADFYHLSSNHPKDAIESRLLVPHLSTSGPILPILAIQVTVFPNTGICIALARNHSSCDGRGFNHFMRTWSSISKLGAPSLLPESLPFLDRTVTEEHDDGMLKMFMDMLDRIMGSESVSGNRILRAMDSELQPNMVRATFELNEANSKRLKEWVFAQYKKDEQTETRRSIPPSRLVAMCAYTWICLLEAEAKTGESNTNNMTLFGINVDCRARLNPPIPETYLGNCVRPCVVIADKTDLMRGGGGEVGVAAQMIGDAVHEMEKGVLKGLPDTVSDYFDLPPGRYLATAGSPQFGYYKTDFGFGRPKKVEMASIDRSGAMFLKESSNEDDGIEFDLVLNRQEMDAFVSLFADGLNALSEYSLCPSTPRSLL; this is translated from the exons ATGGCTGCATTCAAACCAGTGAAGGTTCTCGACCAGTGCAAAGTCGCCCCACCTCCAGGCTCAGTCACTCCGACCTGCACTACTAACCCTCTTTCGTTCTTGGATATATTTTGGTTAGCACTAACACCAGTGGAAACTCTGTATTTCTATGAATTCCCCAACCCAATATCTCATTTCACTGAATCTCTCCTTCCCCAGCTCAAACACTCACTCTCTTCCACCCTCATCCACTTCTACCCTTTATCAGGAAATATCTCGTGGCCTCATGAACCCAATCAGCCTATGATCTGTTACACTGAAGGAGACTCTGTCTCTTTCACCGTTGCTGAGTCCGACGCAGATTTCTATCATCTTTCTTCCAATCATCCAAAAGACGCCATAGAATCACGCCTATTAGTGCCTCACTTGTCTACATCTGGACCTATTCTCCCCATTTTAGCAATACAAGTTACAGTTTTCCCAAATACTGGAATCTGTATTGCGTTAGCACGTAACCATTCTTCTTGCGATGGAAGAGGATTCAACCATTTCATGAGGACATGGTCTTCGATCTCCAAATTAGGAGCTCCATCTCTGTTACCTGAGTCCCTACCATTCTTGGATAGAACTGTGACAGAGGAGCACGACGATGGCATGTTAAAGATGTTCATGGACATGTTGGATAGAATAATGGGTTCAGAATCAGTTTCTGGGAATCGAATTTTAAGAGCGATGGATTCGGAACTCCAACCCAACATGGTTCGAGCTACGTTTGAGCTAAATGAAGCAAACAGTAAGAGACTCAAGGAATGGGTTTTCGCTCAATACAAGAAAGACGAACAAACAGAGACAAGAAGATCAATTCCCCCATCAAGATTGGTGGCGATGTGCGCTTACACTTGGATTTGTTTGCTTGAAGCAGAAGCAAAAACGGGTGAGTCCAACACTAACAATATGACTCTGTTTGGGATTAATGTCGATTGCAGGGCTCGGCTGAACCCTCCAATCCCAGAAACATATTTGGGAAATTGCGTCAGACCTTGTGTGGTGATTGCTGATAAGACTGATTTGAtgagaggaggaggtggagaagTAGGTGTGGCAGCACAGATGATAGGAGATGCGGTTCATGAGATGGAGAAAGGAGTTTTGAAAGGCTTGCCGGATACCGTTTCTGACTACTTTGATTTGCCGCCGGGTCGATATTTGGCAACTGCAGGGTCGCCACAGTTTGGGTATTACAAGAcagattttgggtttgggaggcCAAAGAAG GTGGAGATGGCATCCATTGATAGATCAGGAGCCATGTTTCTGAAAGAGAGCTCTAATGAAGACGATGGGATTGAGTTTGATTTGGTTCTCAACAGACAGGAAATGGATGCCTTTGTTTCTCTGTTTGCTGATGGGCTTAATGCTCTGAGTGAGTATTCTTTATGTCCCTCAACCCCTCGTTCCCTTCTCTAG